From Gammaproteobacteria bacterium, one genomic window encodes:
- a CDS encoding superoxide dismutase family protein, translating into MIFAFGACLMATAHADKMTIEMHAVDADGVGASIGIVTATTTPWGLLLTPRLSDLPQGLHGFHVHENPNCAPAKDEGEITAAYAAGSHYDPTDTDRHAGPYGNGHLGDLPPLYVDDDGEATHPVLAPRLKLNDLNDRALMVHLHGDNYSDKPVELGGGGARMACGVPE; encoded by the coding sequence ATGATCTTTGCGTTTGGCGCATGTTTAATGGCGACCGCGCACGCGGATAAAATGACCATAGAAATGCACGCGGTCGACGCCGATGGCGTGGGCGCCTCGATCGGCATTGTGACAGCGACCACAACGCCCTGGGGCTTGCTGTTGACGCCGCGTTTAAGCGATTTGCCACAAGGCTTGCACGGCTTTCACGTGCATGAGAATCCGAACTGCGCGCCGGCCAAAGACGAGGGCGAAATTACCGCGGCCTATGCTGCGGGCAGTCATTACGATCCGACTGACACCGACAGGCACGCAGGCCCTTACGGCAACGGTCATTTGGGCGATCTGCCGCCGTTGTATGTCGATGACGACGGTGAGGCGACCCATCCCGTGCTCGCGCCGCGACTGAAGCTGAATGACCTGAACGATCGCGCATTGATGGTGCACCTGCATGGCGATAATTATTCGGACAAGCCCGTGGAGTTAGGCGGGGGCGGGGCGCGCATGGCCTGCGGCGTCCCCGAGTAG